Genomic window (Leptotrichia sp. oral taxon 212):
AACAGAAAGGGAAAATATTTATAAGCCAATGTTCTCTGCATATTCTTCAAAAAATGTAAAATTTCACGTTGCAAAGGAAGAAAGAGTTGAGGATTTACTGCAGGGAGATTTCTTTGAAATATTAAAAGGCGAAGAAAAGAAAAAATATTTTGAAAATAAATTTGTTACATTTGAAACAACGGTTGAAGAAAATGAAGATCTTGTAATTTCAGGACTTGGATGGATAAATGTAAAAAGAGGTCCGCTGACAATAGAACTGACAGTCCCTGAAGGGGTAAAAGTAATTGTAAGGCCTTCAATTTTTAAAGGAAAAAAATAGAATGCCTTTAAGTTGTAACTTGATAGGAAATATATAGTGAAAGTATTAAATTCAGTGTAAATATGGGGTTGAAAGAGGAATAACTAAAAATGGAGAAGAGATATGGCACTATATAATAACAATAATGATGCAAATAAAACATTGAAAAATGTCTTCGGAAGAACAGTACTTTTTGCAATAATGGCAATTATATCTTTTTTTATTTCAGTTCATCTGTTTTCAGAAAAAGCAAAAGTAATAATAAGAGCAGATATTGAAGTTGAAAGGGAAAAACTTGAAAATGCCATAAAAAATTATAAATCCAGAGCAGGAGTTTTTCCTGAACTGTCAGGAAATGAAAATAATCTGGCAAATATCAGAACACCTGATGGAAAATATTCCTTCAATGTTTTTTATGGAGAAGAAAAACTTTTTGTTGTTCCAGGAAATTTAGAAAAAGGAACAGAAGATTCAAATAATGTTGTTACAGTAAGAAATAATAAAGGTGGATGGGTGTATAATAGAACAGATGGAGAAATAAAGCCTAATATACAATAAAATTGGGGTAATTTATAGAATACGGAGAAACACAGGCAAATGAAATTTTCAGTTTTAGGTAGTGGCAGTAGCGGAAATTCAAGTTATATAGAAATGGGAAAAAAGAAATTTCTGATTGATGCCGGATTCAGTGGGAAAAAAATAGCAGAGAAATTGAATAATATAGGAAGAAGAATAGAGGATGTAGACGGTATTTTTGTAACGCATGAACATTCAGATCATATTCAGGGACTGGGAGTAATCTCGAGAAAATATGATATTCCGATATATCTTCATGAAATTACTTATGGAATAATTAGGGAAAAAATAGGAAAAATAGATACTAAAAATATAAATTTTCTGAGGGAAGACAAGATTTCCTTTGAAGAGTGTACAGTAAATAATTTTGAAGTGATGCATGATGCAGAAAAGTGCCTTGGATTTACTTTTGAATATGATAATAAAAAACTGTCATATGCAAGTGATGTAGGATGCACAAATAATATAATAAAGGAAAATTTTAAAAACAGTGATGTAATAGTTGTGGAAAGTAACTATGACTATAATATGCTTATGACAGGACCTTATCATTGGGAACTGAAGAACAGGGTAAAGGGAAGAAATGGACATCTGTCAAATGCAGAGGCTTCGAAGCTGATTTCACAGGTAATGTCAGATAAACTTAAAAAAATTTATCTGATGCATATAAGCAAGGATAATAATACTCCAGAACTTGCATATAATGCACTGTATGAAATTCTTGAAAGGGAAAACAGAAGTAATCTTGAAATAGAAATAGTTACTGAAAATGAGACAATGATGTATCATATTTGATATTAAGGTAAATGAGGTTGAAAATAAATGTGGAATGACTTGGAAATGGAAATAGAAATATGTAGCAAATGTACTCTAGAAAGAACGAGGAAAAATCCTGTCATTGGAAAAGGAAACAAAAATGGAAAAATACTGTTTATCATGGATAGCATTAGTCTAGAAGAAGATAACAGAAATGAACTTCTTACAGACAAAAACGGGGAATACTTTATGAAGTTTCTTGAGTATGCAAAACTCAATCTGAAAAAATGTTATTTCACAACTTTGACAAAATGCAGTTCACGGGGAGAAATCATTGAAAAGGAAAGTATTTCAAAATGTAGCGATTTCCTGATAGGACAGATTGCATTGTTAAACCCTTTATATATAGTAACGGTGGGAGAAAATCCTACAAGAAGATTTATAAAGGAAAGAGAAGACATAAAAGAAATGGTAGGTAACAGTTATCACTATATAGGTGATATGTGGGTAGTACCAGTTTACGATGTTCCTTATCTTTTTAAGGCTACAGACAAGGAAAAATGGAAACTGATTAAAATTTTAAGTAAACTTGAAAAAGATGTAAAATTGGAAAATTGATTAGATAGGAAAATTAGAGAAGTAAATGAAATAAATAAAAATTATAAGTAACGGAAATAAAAGAAAGGAGATGTATGCAGTTGAAGCTGCTCAGCTTGAGCTGTCAATACAAAATGATAAATGATAGGAATAGGTATAGTAGGACTTCCAAACGTGGGAAAGTCGACATTGTTTAATGCAATTACAAAAACTCAAAATGCAGAGGCGGCAAATTACCCTTTTGCAACAATAGAACCAAATGTGGGACTGGTAAGTGTTCCGGATGTCAGACTTAAGGAACTGGAAAAAGTTGTAAACCCTCAGAGAACATTAGGAGCAACTGTGGAGTTTGTAGATATTGCAGGACTCGTAAAAGGAGCTTCAAAAGGGGAAGGACTGGGAAACCAGTTTTTATCAAATATAAGAAATACTGCGGCAATCTGTCAGGTTGTAAGATGTTTTGATGATGACAATATTATCCATGTTGAAGGAAGTGTAGATCCTATAAGGGATATAGAAACTATAAATACGGAATTAATATTTGCAGATTTAGATACTGTGGAAAGAGCTCTGCAGAAAAATGGAAAGCTGGCAAGAGGTGGAAATGCTGAAGGAAAAGAATTACTTGCAGTTCTTGAAAAATGTAAGACACATCTGGAAGATTTTAAACTGTTAAAAACATTGGAATTTACCCAAAGGGAAAATGAACTGATAAAAGTGTACCAGTTTCTGACATTGAAGCCTATGATGTTTGCGGCAAATATTTCTGAAGATGATTTGACTAATAAGGTTGAAAATGACTATGTAAAAAAAGTAAGGGAATTTGCGGCATCTCATGAAAGTGAAGTTGTAACTTTTTCAGCAAAAGTTGAAGCAGAGCTTATAGAAATAGAAGATGAAGAAGAAAGACAGATGTTCATAGATGAACTTGGAATAACAGAACCAAGTCTGAACAGGCTTATAAGAGGAGGATTTAAGCTTCTTGGTCTTATTACTTATTTTACGGCAGGTGAAAAAGAAGTTAGGGCATGGACTGTGAAGCAAGGAACAAATGCTCAGAAAAGTGCGGGAGAAATTCATACTGACATAGAAAAAGGATTTATAAGAGCAGAAGTTGTAGCCTATGAAAAGTTTATTGAATATAATGGATGGCAAGGTTCAAAGGAAAAAGGGGCAATGCGTCTTGAAGGAAAAGAGTATATTGTAAATGACGGAGATGTAATGTATTTCAGATTTAATGTATAGTTAAACTTTATATTATGAGGAGATATTCAGGATGAAAGATTTTCAGAAATTTTTTGAGTGGAAAAACTTATCTCAATTTTTACAGACTAATTTATTAAAAATTGCTATAATAATAATTGCATTGAAAATATCAGGAATGTTGAAAAAATATGTAGATAAAGTGATAAAATCCATAATGGATAAAGCTAAAATGGATAAAAGTGTATCTTCTTTTCTGATGTCAGCGTTTTCGATACTTTATTATGTCATTTTGGCTTATATACTTATTGGCTTTTTAGGTATTAATCTGTCATCAATAACTACATTTCTTGGAGCGGCAGGGATAGTTCTAGGTTTTGCTTTTAAGGAAACTCTTGGAAATATCTGCGGTGGCTTAATAATCTTAACATTTAAGCCTTTTAAAGTAGGACATGTGATAGAATATAAAAATTATATAGGTGAAGTTAAGAGTATAGAACTTTTTTATACAAGGATAAAAACACCGCAGAATGAACAGGTTATTATTCCAAATGGAATGATAACAAGTAATGAACTTAGAAACATGACAAAGGAAAAGGTCAGAAGGCTAGATCTGAAAATAGGAGTATCATATAGAAGCGATATTTTAGAGGTTAAGAATGTCTTGAGAGAAATTATAGATGAGGAAATAAAAGGAGAAGAAAAATTAATACTGAAATCTCCTGAACCTACAATAGGTGTACTTTCACTAGCAGAATCAGCAGTTATTTTTTGTGTATTTATGTATACAAAAAGTGAGAATTATTTCAATTTACAGCTTAAAATGAATGAAAAAATAAAAATAAAATTTGATGAAAATAATATTGAAATACCATATCCTCAAATGGATGTGCATATTTCAAAAGGAGGAGAGAAAAATGCATGTGGAATTATTTATGAATCAGAAAACAAACGGTAACAGTTATGTGGTAGACGATGGGAAAGACTGTTATATCGTCGACCCGGGAGGATTTGACATGTCCTCACTGTTAAATTATATTGATGAAAAGAAATTTAACCTGTCAGGAGTTTTACTGACACATGGACATTATGACCACATAATAGGTCTACCTGAAATTATGGCTTATAAAGATGTACCAGTTTATATAAGTGAAAAGGATTATGATTTTTTATATGATTCAAGTTTATCTCTGACTTTGTGGATAGATATGGATTTTAAATTATCAAAGGAAGTAAAAGTTATTAAACTGAAAGAAGGAGATGAAATCTTCGGATTTAAAGTTCTTGAAACTCCAGGTCATACTCACGGGGGAGTCTGTTATTATAATGAAAAAGAAAAGATTCTCATGTCTGGAGATACAATATTTAAGGCAAATTACGGAAGAACTGATTTACCTACAGGAAACAGTGCAGACATGAAAAAATCAATAGAGAGATTATTTGAGCTTCCAGGAGATACAGTGGCGTATCCTGGTCATGGTGGAGAAGTTTCGATAGCACAGAATAAGGAATATTTTGAATATTTAGTGAAAATATAGTTCCTTCTTATTGAAAATACTTAAAAATAGGGTATACTTTAAATAGAAAATTTAAAGGAGGACTTTATGAAAAAATTTACAGACTGGATGGAACAGAAATTTGTTCCAAAAGCTGCAAAAATTGCATCTCAAAGATTTCTTGTAGCTATTAAGGATTCGTTCATTGCAATAATGCCCATTACTATGGTAGGGTCAATAGCAGTATTACTAAATGTATTTTTTAGAGATTTACCTAAAAGCTGGGGATTAGACAAATTTGTAGAACTTATGACACCGTTGATAAATATAAACGGTATAGTATGGTTTGCTTCAATAGCGATATTATCACTGGCATTTGTAATAGCACTGGGATATAATGTAGCTAAAAGCTATGAAGTGAATCCAGTAGCAGGCGCTTTAGTAGCATTTGCATCGTTTGTGGCATTTTTACCTCAGGAAGCAAGTTTTGAAGCTGAGGTAAATGGAGTTAAACAGGCAGTTTCTTCATGGGGATTCATAAATGTGGATTATCTGGGTGCAAAAGGTTTATTTCCTGCAATGATAATAGGACTTTTCTCAACAATAGTATATTCAAAGCTTATGAAAAGTAAGCTTACAATTAAATTGCCTGATTCAGTACCGCCTGCAGTCAGCAAGGCATTTGCCTCAATTATTCCAGGGGTTGTAGCAATTTACTCTTCGGCAATATTATCGCATGTAATTGTAACGACAACAGGAAGTACATTAAACGATCTGATAGCAAAATACATTCAGGCACCACTGCTTGGATTATCGCAAGGTATGTTCTCTGTAGTATTACTTTCATTCCTTGTTCAGCTTTTCTGGTTCTTTGGATTACACGGACATAATGTACTTGCTCCGATAATGGATGGAATTTATCAGCCTGCATTACTGGCAAATGTAGAACATATGGCAAAAGGAGGAGCAGTAAAGGATCTTCCTTATATTTGGACAAGAGGTTCATTTGATGCGTATCTGCAGATGGGTGGTTCAGGAATAACAATAGCATTAATTTTCGCAATATATCTTTTCAGTAAGAGAAAAGAATACAAGACAGTTGCCAAATTATCTACTCCGATGGCAATATTTAATATTAACGAACCTGTTATATTCGGTATACCGTTAGTATTAAATCCAATATACATAATTCCATTCCTGCTGGCGCCAACTGTGTGTGCAATAATTGCCTATACAGCAACAGTTATAGGACTGGTTCCACCAGTATATGTTGTAGTTCCATGGGTTCTGCCTCCAGGAATATATGCGTTCTTTGCAACAGGAGGTTCCATAATGGCGGCAATAGTTTCATTATTTAATGTATTTGTGGCATTTGTTATATGGACACCGTTTGTAATAATAGCTAATAGAATGGCAGACGATAAGAAAAATTCAGAAAAATCAGATCTGGATGATGAAAGTTTAGAAAATATAACATTAGATTAATAATCAGTTTTATTAATGAAGAACTGCTCTTAGAGAAAATTTATATGTTGATTTAAAAAATATACAAAAAATCACTATATTTATAACTCTCAGGCAGTTCTTTTTTAATATATAGATTTTAATATAAATCTATTGAAAGAAAGCATAAAAATATCTTGAAATTATAGATAGGAAAAAGTATAATATATTCATATTTGTAAGTAATGAATAAAAAATAATGAAGATGGAAGGATAAATAAATGAAAACAAATTTTCATACACATAATTATAGATGTGGGCATGCTGTTGGAAATGTAGAAGACTATGTAAAGGTTGCCATAGATGAAGGATATTATGAACTGGGAATTTCAGATCATGCACCTGTACCTTCGTATTATGAAGATCGGATGAAAATGGAAGAGCTTGGAGAATATCTGTTAGAGATTGGAGAAGCACAGAAAAAATATGAAGATAAAATAAAAATTTATAAATCTCTTGAAATAGAATATTTTCCTGAATGGCAGGAATACTATGATGAGCTGAAGAAAAAACTGGATTATATAATACTGGGACTTCATGCTTTCAGAATAGAGGGAGAAAGTAAGATTTATAATGCCTGGAATATTAAGGAAGAAAAACATGTGCTGGCATATGGAAAATATATGGTAAAGGCAATAGAGTCAGGGAATTTTGATTATATAGCCCATCCTGATTTATATATGGTAAATTATAGAAACTGGACAGAAAACTGTATTGAAGCAGCACATATAATATGTAAAGCGGCTGAGAAATATAATGTTCCACTTGAAGTGAATGCAAACGGAATAAGAAAAACATTAGTGAGACATCCAGATTGGGACAGATATATGTATCCATATAAAGAGTTTTGGGAAATAGCTGCAAAATATAATATCTGTACAATAATAGGTTCTGACGCACATGATTTTATGGAAATGGAAGATGAGGCTATGGAAATAGCAAGAAAGTTTGCAAAGGAACTGGGATTAAATATAATTGAAAGTATATTTTAATATACAGAATAACTGTCAAAAGAAAGGAATACAGAATGGAAAATTTTAGATTTTTAAAAGGTGCGAAAATGATACATCCAACAACAGGGATAACACTCGAATATTTAGATAAATCAAACGCAGTATGTTTTGTACTATTCAATGAAACAAAGGAAAAAGTTATACTTGTGAAACAGTTTAGACCAGGACCAAAGGATTACACTCTTGAAGTAGTAGCAGGACTTATAGATGCAGGAGAAAATCCAAGAACGGCAGCATTCAGGGAATTAAGAGAGGAAACAGGTTATACTGAAGAAGATATTACAGATTTTGAAGAACTTAAACAGGGACTGTTTGTTTCACCTGGATATACTACTGAAAACCTTTTCTTTTTTAGCGCAAGGCTGAAGTCTGATTCAATAAAAGCGAAGGAACTTTCCCTGGATGAAGGTGAAGAGCTTGTAGTTGAATGGATAAATGTAAAAGATATTATTGAAAAATCTAACGATATGAAAACATTGTTCGGAGTCACTTATTTTTCTAAATAGTATTAGAGAGAGGTCATAATGAATATAGTATTATTTATACTTTTATATTTTACTTTATATTTTCTGATAATAAGGATATTGAAGAATATAAGGTTAAGATTTGAAAAACTGGAGGAACTGGAAGGGGAATTTATATTTACATATCTGAGAAAACTCTCAAAAAGGAAATCTATTTCAGTCTGGAAGAAATAAAGACAGTATTTTTCACAAGAATGATTATAAAAAATGATGAATTTGGAAATTTGACACTGTTTATCATTCTGGAAGACGAATATGCAATAAAACTTCAGAAAAAGGAAAATATAATATTATTTTTTAAAAGCTGTAAAGAAAACAAACCTGAACTGTACGACAAGTTTTTGAAAAATGCACCAATGGGAATAAATATTTCTGCAATAATGGACAGGGAAATAGAGAATTATAAGAATAAATGGAAAGGCAGTAAATGAAGATAGAAAAAATTCTGGGGTATGATGTTCACAGAAAAAAAGTAAAAAATATAAACCTGAGGATAAATCAGAATATGGAAGTCTATATCTCAGCACCTTTAAATCTGCACAGCAGTTACATAGAAAATTTTATACGTTCAAAAGAAGAATGGATAAAAAAAGTACTGAATAAGGTGGAAGATGTAAAATTACAGCAGAAGGAATATGAATATACAACAGGTGAAATACATAAACTGATTGGCAGAGAATATGTTTTAAAAGTAAGAATTGGTAATATAAACAGGATAAGTCTTAATAAGGAAATAAATGAAATACTGCTTGTGACAGATAGTGAAAATGTTGAAAATAGGAAGAAAATAATGGATAAATGGTACTTTGAATGTGCCAAAAAGTTATTTCCTGATGTTGTGGATAAATGGCTTAAAATCCTTGGTGAAAGTATAGAACATCTGTCAATCAAACCAATGAAGACAAGATGGGGATCATGCAATTACAATAAAAAATATATAAATCTTAATACAGAGCTTATAAAAAGAACACCATTTGAGATAGAATATGTTATATTGCATGAACTTGCTCACCTGAAATATCCTAATCATGGAAAAGGATTTTATAATTACATTGAAAATTATATGCCAAACTATAAAAAGGCTGAAAAAATGTTAAATGCAAAACATTATTATTAAAAAATTGTATTT
Coding sequences:
- a CDS encoding MBL fold metallo-hydrolase — its product is MKFSVLGSGSSGNSSYIEMGKKKFLIDAGFSGKKIAEKLNNIGRRIEDVDGIFVTHEHSDHIQGLGVISRKYDIPIYLHEITYGIIREKIGKIDTKNINFLREDKISFEECTVNNFEVMHDAEKCLGFTFEYDNKKLSYASDVGCTNNIIKENFKNSDVIVVESNYDYNMLMTGPYHWELKNRVKGRNGHLSNAEASKLISQVMSDKLKKIYLMHISKDNNTPELAYNALYEILERENRSNLEIEIVTENETMMYHI
- a CDS encoding uracil-DNA glycosylase family protein gives rise to the protein MWNDLEMEIEICSKCTLERTRKNPVIGKGNKNGKILFIMDSISLEEDNRNELLTDKNGEYFMKFLEYAKLNLKKCYFTTLTKCSSRGEIIEKESISKCSDFLIGQIALLNPLYIVTVGENPTRRFIKEREDIKEMVGNSYHYIGDMWVVPVYDVPYLFKATDKEKWKLIKILSKLEKDVKLEN
- the ychF gene encoding redox-regulated ATPase YchF; protein product: MIGIGIVGLPNVGKSTLFNAITKTQNAEAANYPFATIEPNVGLVSVPDVRLKELEKVVNPQRTLGATVEFVDIAGLVKGASKGEGLGNQFLSNIRNTAAICQVVRCFDDDNIIHVEGSVDPIRDIETINTELIFADLDTVERALQKNGKLARGGNAEGKELLAVLEKCKTHLEDFKLLKTLEFTQRENELIKVYQFLTLKPMMFAANISEDDLTNKVENDYVKKVREFAASHESEVVTFSAKVEAELIEIEDEEERQMFIDELGITEPSLNRLIRGGFKLLGLITYFTAGEKEVRAWTVKQGTNAQKSAGEIHTDIEKGFIRAEVVAYEKFIEYNGWQGSKEKGAMRLEGKEYIVNDGDVMYFRFNV
- a CDS encoding mechanosensitive ion channel family protein produces the protein MKDFQKFFEWKNLSQFLQTNLLKIAIIIIALKISGMLKKYVDKVIKSIMDKAKMDKSVSSFLMSAFSILYYVILAYILIGFLGINLSSITTFLGAAGIVLGFAFKETLGNICGGLIILTFKPFKVGHVIEYKNYIGEVKSIELFYTRIKTPQNEQVIIPNGMITSNELRNMTKEKVRRLDLKIGVSYRSDILEVKNVLREIIDEEIKGEEKLILKSPEPTIGVLSLAESAVIFCVFMYTKSENYFNLQLKMNEKIKIKFDENNIEIPYPQMDVHISKGGEKNACGIIYESENKR
- a CDS encoding MBL fold metallo-hydrolase, translated to MHVELFMNQKTNGNSYVVDDGKDCYIVDPGGFDMSSLLNYIDEKKFNLSGVLLTHGHYDHIIGLPEIMAYKDVPVYISEKDYDFLYDSSLSLTLWIDMDFKLSKEVKVIKLKEGDEIFGFKVLETPGHTHGGVCYYNEKEKILMSGDTIFKANYGRTDLPTGNSADMKKSIERLFELPGDTVAYPGHGGEVSIAQNKEYFEYLVKI
- a CDS encoding PTS sugar transporter subunit IIC, with the protein product MKKFTDWMEQKFVPKAAKIASQRFLVAIKDSFIAIMPITMVGSIAVLLNVFFRDLPKSWGLDKFVELMTPLININGIVWFASIAILSLAFVIALGYNVAKSYEVNPVAGALVAFASFVAFLPQEASFEAEVNGVKQAVSSWGFINVDYLGAKGLFPAMIIGLFSTIVYSKLMKSKLTIKLPDSVPPAVSKAFASIIPGVVAIYSSAILSHVIVTTTGSTLNDLIAKYIQAPLLGLSQGMFSVVLLSFLVQLFWFFGLHGHNVLAPIMDGIYQPALLANVEHMAKGGAVKDLPYIWTRGSFDAYLQMGGSGITIALIFAIYLFSKRKEYKTVAKLSTPMAIFNINEPVIFGIPLVLNPIYIIPFLLAPTVCAIIAYTATVIGLVPPVYVVVPWVLPPGIYAFFATGGSIMAAIVSLFNVFVAFVIWTPFVIIANRMADDKKNSEKSDLDDESLENITLD
- a CDS encoding histidinol-phosphatase; the encoded protein is MKTNFHTHNYRCGHAVGNVEDYVKVAIDEGYYELGISDHAPVPSYYEDRMKMEELGEYLLEIGEAQKKYEDKIKIYKSLEIEYFPEWQEYYDELKKKLDYIILGLHAFRIEGESKIYNAWNIKEEKHVLAYGKYMVKAIESGNFDYIAHPDLYMVNYRNWTENCIEAAHIICKAAEKYNVPLEVNANGIRKTLVRHPDWDRYMYPYKEFWEIAAKYNICTIIGSDAHDFMEMEDEAMEIARKFAKELGLNIIESIF
- a CDS encoding NUDIX hydrolase, translated to MENFRFLKGAKMIHPTTGITLEYLDKSNAVCFVLFNETKEKVILVKQFRPGPKDYTLEVVAGLIDAGENPRTAAFRELREETGYTEEDITDFEELKQGLFVSPGYTTENLFFFSARLKSDSIKAKELSLDEGEELVVEWINVKDIIEKSNDMKTLFGVTYFSK
- a CDS encoding M48 family metallopeptidase, coding for MKIEKILGYDVHRKKVKNINLRINQNMEVYISAPLNLHSSYIENFIRSKEEWIKKVLNKVEDVKLQQKEYEYTTGEIHKLIGREYVLKVRIGNINRISLNKEINEILLVTDSENVENRKKIMDKWYFECAKKLFPDVVDKWLKILGESIEHLSIKPMKTRWGSCNYNKKYINLNTELIKRTPFEIEYVILHELAHLKYPNHGKGFYNYIENYMPNYKKAEKMLNAKHYY